In Candidatus Parvarchaeota archaeon, the genomic window TATGCACCAATCCCTGCTTTGCTCTCAAAGCAGATGCACCGCATTGCCGCTTTGCCTGAAAGCGATGCAAAATCCCTATTTTCTGCCTTGATTGAAGCCTCAAGAAAAGGGGGTTGCAGCGCACTTGAAGGCTCTTTTTCTCTCGAATCATCAGAAATTTCAATAGCAAATACAGCCGGTTTGTACGCAGCAGCGCAAGAGGCTTCTATAGCCGCGTCAATCCAGTCAAAGTACCAAGATTCATCGTACTTTGCCGCCATTGCCTCCCAATCGCTTTCAAGTCTGGAGGCCAATCTTTCTGAGCAGGGGGAGCTTGCGGCAAGCCATGCAAAAGCCTCCTGCGGGGCTAAAAAAACCCCTTCTGGCAAGTATGATGTTTTGTTTGAGCTTACTGCCATTTCTTCGCTTATTGGCGACATTCTCATGCCGTCATTTGACTCTAAAAACATCAGGCGCGATGTCTCAAGGCTTTCAGGAAAGCTTGGGCAGCGCATTTTTTCGCAAAGCCTGACTCTTGCCGATGACCCACTTGAGCAAAATGCAACCTATTCCAAGTTTGACGGGGAGGGGGTTGCATCAATGCCAAAAACACTTGTGGAAAAGGGAGTTGTGAAAAATTTCCTTTTTGACTCGCGTTCGTACTCGCTTTTTTGCAAGCAGCAAAGCCAACATGCAGGGGAAACGGGCAATAGGGGCCTGGCGGCCAATGAAGCGGCATTGGGGAATTGCTCAAGAGGGTCCTATCAGTCTCTT contains:
- a CDS encoding TldD/PmbA family protein; protein product: MDIDLASIADSIKPDGAKSLELYFEKCESTSFSCLDNTISSSESDFSQGFGIRVCDKDGRLGFAFCDSQGQLEKTASRAFSLCRHSTAAPGFVFPCRQKYAPIPALLSKQMHRIAALPESDAKSLFSALIEASRKGGCSALEGSFSLESSEISIANTAGLYAAAQEASIAASIQSKYQDSSYFAAIASQSLSSLEANLSEQGELAASHAKASCGAKKTPSGKYDVLFELTAISSLIGDILMPSFDSKNIRRDVSRLSGKLGQRIFSQSLTLADDPLEQNATYSKFDGEGVASMPKTLVEKGVVKNFLFDSRSYSLFCKQQSQHAGETGNRGLAANEAALGNCSRGSYQSLPGIGESNLVIRPGRAKSLEQLAGSSYIQLHSFHGTHTANTTTGDFSVVIDLAYLCQKGQGGSIKKTPIRGNILTGNVFSLLGGEMTVEA